A single genomic interval of Qingrenia yutianensis harbors:
- a CDS encoding ABC transporter permease: MILKDLRISPLRNILTGISMFVGIIAMISSVLVGTLGKEYLISVNAQMYGWSPTYSFSITGSDFQDTIKMENFFREIYNTDHFVAVTFSMLEEITVAPVASVSSLQDISDTVYKKTVPVDVVFTTSTYNKIYNLPMSSGDWFDSSEINKTLCMVVNKAAQNYFDTSYAVGNVESSLSLTPFNVVGTVNDGTDIPTVYLDAHSIELLVPNMWKVKNATVHWHSEAGITMRQMYSSLHDILEDTIGGNLDIIGKSDIGDTYNSVLSVLQLGLLVTSFLLLFVSVLGQINIGLSSLEQRTHELLIRRAIGASRANIVTLVLGAQLTISVFVCIVSILISFFLVQGMGLFLPVDSPVAALEYPILSAVVAVITSVVVALLGGLLPALKAAKLEPALALR, encoded by the coding sequence ATGATCCTTAAAGACCTTCGTATCTCTCCTCTAAGAAATATCTTAACAGGTATATCGATGTTTGTAGGAATTATTGCAATGATTAGTTCTGTCTTGGTGGGAACGCTTGGTAAAGAATATTTGATTTCTGTCAATGCACAGATGTATGGATGGAGTCCTACATATTCTTTTTCAATTACAGGATCAGATTTTCAAGATACCATTAAAATGGAGAATTTTTTTCGAGAAATTTACAATACTGATCATTTTGTGGCTGTTACCTTTTCCATGCTGGAAGAGATAACAGTTGCTCCAGTAGCGTCTGTCTCTTCTCTACAAGACATAAGTGACACTGTTTACAAAAAGACTGTACCCGTAGATGTTGTTTTTACTACAAGCACATATAACAAAATCTATAATTTGCCTATGTCATCAGGGGATTGGTTTGATTCTTCGGAAATAAATAAAACTCTGTGCATGGTAGTAAATAAAGCAGCACAGAATTATTTTGATACTTCATATGCTGTTGGAAATGTAGAAAGTAGTCTTTCATTAACACCATTTAATGTGGTAGGTACTGTGAATGACGGGACAGATATACCAACTGTATATCTTGACGCCCATTCAATAGAACTACTTGTTCCGAATATGTGGAAAGTAAAAAATGCAACTGTTCATTGGCATTCAGAAGCGGGAATTACCATGAGACAGATGTATTCGTCATTACATGACATTTTAGAAGATACAATAGGAGGAAATTTGGATATCATAGGGAAAAGTGATATTGGAGATACTTATAATTCCGTACTTTCTGTACTTCAATTAGGACTTTTGGTAACATCATTTTTATTGTTATTTGTTTCTGTATTAGGACAAATTAACATAGGGTTATCATCCTTGGAACAACGTACTCACGAATTACTAATTAGACGGGCGATTGGCGCTTCTCGTGCGAATATTGTTACTTTAGTGTTAGGCGCACAATTAACTATATCAGTGTTTGTTTGTATTGTTTCAATCCTGATATCCTTTTTCTTGGTTCAAGGCATGGGGTTATTTCTGCCTGTGGATTCTCCCGTAGCGGCACTGGAATATCCTATTCTTTCGGCAGTGGTAGCTGTTATAACATCCGTTGTTGTAGCGTTGCTTGGAGGACTATTGCCAGCGTTAAAAGCTGCAAAGCTTGAACCTGCATTGGCGCTTAGATAA
- a CDS encoding helix-turn-helix domain-containing protein translates to MMNTVRKSKNLLPFPVISAAANGDTEAMCAILKHYEGYIAKLCTRTMKDDAGNTHFYVDEEMRNRLQVRLITRTLAFRVS, encoded by the coding sequence ATGATGAACACCGTTAGGAAATCTAAAAATCTTTTGCCGTTCCCTGTCATTTCGGCTGCGGCAAATGGCGATACCGAAGCAATGTGCGCTATTCTCAAACATTATGAGGGTTACATAGCAAAACTTTGCACTCGTACGATGAAAGACGATGCGGGCAATACCCATTTCTATGTAGATGAAGAAATGAGAAACAGGTTGCAAGTGCGTTTGATTACTCGTACACTTGCTTTTCGTGTAAGCTAA
- a CDS encoding DUF896 domain-containing protein, producing MNMVERINYLAKKEKESGLTDAEKAEQAKLRREYIDKIKKNLRSELSNVYTVDDCGVEHKLKKKD from the coding sequence ATGAATATGGTTGAAAGAATAAACTACCTTGCAAAAAAGGAGAAAGAAAGCGGTCTTACCGACGCGGAAAAAGCGGAGCAGGCAAAGCTTCGCAGGGAGTATATCGACAAAATCAAGAAAAATCTGCGCTCGGAGTTAAGCAACGTTTACACCGTTGACGACTGCGGTGTGGAGCATAAATTAAAGAAGAAAGACTGA
- a CDS encoding D-alanyl-D-alanine carboxypeptidase family protein has protein sequence MKRKYKRRTSRFGIFFVFLTAVTIAGVFFIPWVMKPENFRNEKNAIYSFLYGGFQQDSYNAKSLILVDRSNNEIFISKKENEQQLPASLAKLFVIEYAATIADLDSIVPVSDEAISMTNPGSSVADIEVKDYFLHNLFAAMLVPSGNDAAYVVADYCGGILSPQAARGQERVNVFMDNLNIHLQEEGYSNTILYDPSGYDMDALTNVLDLNAVVNQLLEYQWFRDIVSQSSYMATLPDGSTQTWKNTNTFLDPNSEYYNENVIGVKTGSLSDDYHLVILYKKYDKEFLICSLGSQSDSSRYDDVTYIIHTIDESDYLR, from the coding sequence ATGAAAAGAAAATACAAGAGAAGGACGTCTCGTTTCGGAATATTTTTTGTTTTCCTTACTGCTGTAACGATAGCAGGTGTATTTTTCATACCGTGGGTGATGAAGCCTGAAAATTTTAGAAACGAGAAAAATGCGATCTATTCATTTTTATATGGCGGGTTTCAGCAAGATTCATACAATGCAAAATCGTTAATATTGGTAGACCGTTCAAATAATGAAATTTTCATTTCTAAAAAGGAAAATGAGCAACAACTTCCCGCCAGCTTAGCAAAGCTATTTGTTATTGAATATGCTGCAACAATTGCGGATTTGGACAGTATTGTTCCAGTCAGCGATGAAGCAATTTCAATGACGAACCCCGGTTCATCTGTTGCAGACATAGAGGTAAAAGATTATTTTCTACATAACTTATTTGCTGCAATGTTAGTTCCTTCAGGAAATGACGCTGCCTATGTGGTTGCTGATTATTGTGGAGGTATTCTTTCTCCACAAGCCGCAAGAGGACAAGAACGTGTCAATGTATTTATGGACAATTTAAACATCCACTTACAAGAGGAAGGATATAGTAACACTATTCTGTACGATCCCAGCGGATATGATATGGATGCCCTTACTAATGTTTTAGACCTTAATGCTGTTGTAAATCAGCTTTTGGAATATCAATGGTTTCGGGATATTGTATCTCAAAGTTCTTATATGGCTACCTTGCCTGACGGCAGTACGCAAACATGGAAAAATACGAACACTTTTCTTGATCCTAATTCAGAATATTATAACGAGAATGTAATTGGGGTTAAAACAGGCTCTCTATCTGATGATTATCATTTAGTTATACTTTATAAAAAGTATGATAAGGAGTTTTTGATATGTAGTTTAGGTTCTCAATCAGACTCATCGAGATATGATGATGTTACTTATATTATACATACAATAGATGAATCTGACTACCTAAGATAG
- a CDS encoding pseudouridine synthase gives MDNEMRLQKYLAMANVASRRASEKIITDGRVKVNGKIVTELGTKVTDGDEVEVDGKKVQLEKKKYYIMLNKPSGYVTTASDEFGRNTVLDLLGDVNGRIYPVGRLDADTEGLLILTNDGDFAYTLSHPKHNVEKVYHAYVNGVPDRFALSKLENGVIIDGVRTRKAKADVIEVGKNSSVVEIKIKEGRNRQVRKMLEAVGHRVMHLQRVAISTVTLGNLPLGKWRHLNDAEIKILVGNGGKNSD, from the coding sequence ATGGATAATGAAATGAGATTGCAGAAGTATCTTGCAATGGCGAATGTTGCGTCGCGCCGTGCGTCGGAGAAAATCATCACCGACGGCAGGGTTAAGGTCAACGGCAAAATCGTGACCGAGCTGGGCACAAAGGTTACGGACGGCGATGAAGTTGAGGTTGACGGCAAGAAAGTTCAGCTTGAAAAGAAAAAATATTATATTATGCTCAACAAGCCGTCGGGATACGTAACCACCGCGAGCGACGAGTTCGGCAGAAACACGGTTCTCGACCTTCTGGGCGACGTAAACGGGCGCATTTATCCCGTCGGCAGACTGGACGCGGACACCGAGGGACTCTTAATTCTCACCAACGACGGCGATTTTGCATACACTCTCTCGCACCCGAAACACAATGTTGAAAAGGTTTATCACGCTTATGTGAACGGCGTTCCCGACAGGTTTGCGCTTTCCAAGCTTGAAAACGGTGTTATTATCGACGGTGTGCGCACAAGAAAGGCAAAGGCTGACGTTATTGAAGTCGGCAAAAACAGCTCTGTTGTGGAGATAAAAATAAAAGAGGGCAGAAACAGACAGGTGCGAAAAATGCTCGAGGCGGTCGGACACCGCGTTATGCATCTTCAGCGCGTTGCAATTTCGACGGTCACGCTGGGAAATCTTCCGCTCGGAAAATGGCGTCATTTAAACGACGCGGAAATTAAAATTCTTGTCGGAAACGGGGGCAAAAACAGTGATTGA
- a CDS encoding excisionase — protein METTIDVPVWEKYTLTIEEASKYFRIGENKLRKLAEENLNSGWVIMNGNRIQIKRKKFEKIIDDVDII, from the coding sequence GTGGAAACTACTATTGATGTACCCGTATGGGAAAAATACACTTTGACGATTGAGGAAGCCTCAAAATATTTTCGTATCGGCGAAAACAAACTGCGAAAACTTGCGGAAGAAAATCTAAATTCGGGCTGGGTTATTATGAACGGCAACCGTATTCAGATAAAACGCAAAAAATTTGAAAAGATAATTGACGATGTTGACATAATTTAA
- a CDS encoding RND family efflux transporter: MQKSKKRIAMLLILCTAIILSACSVNEQTEQNVDSVNTKQLDDTVTVNRGTLTPTLSSQTMIVKSSDFVVSSSEHGVFEAHVTSRDKIAAGDIIGKVSETEIRSPVDGTIISVISSDETVPNNYPIATVRYTGFALNIEAENFLNTLPENAELKAKFQVFDGVGPTDAVAVVAPVSENNENISTTSPVQQNIVLQCLIGRDVDVKPGQGATVVLTAETEKDVLLLPLSVIAGRQGKGSVTVIKNGERVQTDVMLGATDGAYIEILSGVEEGDVVSSIPPNLDPRSNS, translated from the coding sequence ATGCAAAAAAGCAAAAAAAGAATTGCAATGTTGCTAATATTATGTACGGCAATTATTCTGTCTGCATGTTCCGTCAATGAACAAACAGAACAAAATGTTGATTCAGTTAATACTAAACAACTTGACGATACAGTAACAGTTAACCGAGGGACTCTTACACCAACACTATCATCTCAAACTATGATTGTTAAATCTTCGGATTTTGTTGTATCTTCTTCTGAACATGGCGTTTTTGAAGCACATGTCACAAGCAGAGATAAAATTGCTGCTGGAGACATAATTGGAAAAGTTTCCGAAACAGAAATCAGATCCCCTGTTGACGGAACAATTATATCTGTCATTTCATCTGATGAAACTGTTCCCAATAATTATCCGATAGCAACTGTAAGATATACAGGATTTGCTTTAAATATTGAAGCAGAAAATTTTTTAAACACTTTACCGGAAAATGCCGAATTAAAAGCAAAATTTCAAGTTTTTGACGGTGTTGGTCCCACAGATGCAGTCGCTGTTGTAGCACCGGTATCAGAAAATAATGAAAATATATCAACGACCTCTCCCGTACAGCAAAACATTGTATTGCAATGTTTGATTGGCAGAGATGTTGATGTAAAGCCGGGACAAGGTGCTACGGTTGTTTTGACCGCAGAAACAGAAAAAGACGTGCTGTTGTTACCACTTTCTGTGATTGCAGGCAGACAAGGCAAAGGATCAGTAACAGTTATAAAAAACGGGGAGCGTGTTCAAACAGATGTAATGTTAGGTGCAACAGACGGAGCATATATAGAGATATTATCCGGCGTAGAAGAAGGAGATGTGGTCTCGTCTATTCCCCCAAATCTTGACCCAAGGAGTAATTCATAA
- a CDS encoding site-specific integrase yields the protein MSEKRRDNKNRILQTGESQRQDGRYAYKYVDRNGKSKFVYSWRLVPTDKTPNGKREDLSLREKEKEIQRDLDDGINPDGKKMTVCELYEMHTKHNGNVKPNTVAGRNHLMKIISEDRLGSCAIENVKPADAKEWVLRMKENGFAFKTIKNYKRSLSAAFHTAVINDFIRKNPFEFEIADVIEDDTQPKEALSYEQERQFFDFIRNDKTFGKHYYDLVILLGTGLRISELCGLTYEDVDMERRIINVNHQILYDADNGYYVSEPKTKNGDRQIPMSETVYDAFSRVIENRRPSSYEIEYKGKILTNFIFCKQNGEPLTSCCYGTVFKRSRQRFKKYSDVGLPKAMSAHTLRHTFCTKMANAGMNPKSLQYLMGHANITMTLNYYAHATYESTKDEFDRITGTKPITNLPKRAVKYISA from the coding sequence ATGTCGGAAAAAAGACGCGATAATAAAAATCGTATTTTGCAAACGGGCGAGAGCCAAAGACAAGACGGCAGATATGCTTATAAATATGTTGACAGAAACGGGAAATCAAAATTTGTCTATTCGTGGAGGCTTGTGCCGACAGACAAAACGCCGAACGGGAAGCGCGAGGATTTATCGCTTCGTGAAAAGGAAAAAGAAATACAAAGAGACCTTGACGACGGGATAAACCCTGACGGCAAAAAGATGACGGTATGCGAGCTTTACGAAATGCACACCAAACACAACGGCAATGTTAAACCAAACACCGTTGCGGGGCGCAATCATCTTATGAAAATCATCTCCGAGGACAGGCTGGGCAGCTGTGCTATTGAAAATGTCAAACCGGCAGATGCAAAAGAATGGGTTTTGAGAATGAAAGAAAACGGTTTTGCTTTTAAGACGATTAAAAACTATAAGCGTTCGTTAAGCGCGGCTTTTCATACGGCGGTGATTAACGATTTCATACGAAAAAATCCGTTTGAATTTGAAATTGCCGACGTTATCGAAGATGACACGCAGCCCAAAGAAGCGCTTTCTTACGAGCAGGAGCGACAGTTTTTCGACTTCATAAGAAATGACAAAACATTCGGCAAGCATTATTATGATTTAGTCATTTTACTCGGTACGGGACTTCGTATTTCGGAGCTGTGCGGATTGACTTATGAAGATGTGGATATGGAACGCCGCATAATAAATGTTAATCATCAGATACTTTACGATGCAGATAACGGATATTATGTTTCGGAGCCTAAAACAAAAAACGGAGACAGACAGATTCCTATGTCGGAAACGGTATATGACGCATTTTCGAGAGTGATTGAAAATCGCAGACCTTCAAGCTATGAAATTGAGTACAAAGGAAAAATATTGACAAATTTCATATTTTGCAAGCAGAACGGCGAGCCGCTTACCTCCTGCTGCTATGGAACGGTGTTTAAGCGTTCAAGACAAAGATTTAAGAAATATTCAGATGTAGGACTGCCAAAAGCTATGTCGGCTCATACGCTGCGGCATACATTCTGTACCAAAATGGCAAACGCCGGAATGAATCCCAAATCGCTTCAATATCTTATGGGACACGCAAATATCACTATGACGCTGAACTATTACGCTCACGCTACATACGAGTCCACAAAAGATGAATTTGACAGGATAACGGGTACGAAGCCGATAACGAATTTGCCAAAACGGGCGGTGAAATACATTTCCGCATAA
- a CDS encoding PHP domain-containing protein has translation MYKYETHCHTSEGSKCSHITAEKLVEFYKNQGFDGVFITDHFFNGNTTVDRSQSWDKMVNDFCLGFENAKKTGEKLGIDVFFGFEYSYHGTDVLVYGLDKNWLLSHPDVMSLGTTEFCDFARSDGALIIHAHPFREASYINMIRLFPRNVDGVEIYNACRTDFENARAKEYADNYRLFYSAGTDNHVGLRESLGGMEFDEKIKNVPDFVQKMKAQKGKIFRMDL, from the coding sequence ATGTATAAATACGAAACTCACTGTCACACAAGCGAAGGGAGCAAATGCTCGCACATCACGGCGGAAAAACTGGTTGAATTTTATAAAAATCAGGGATTTGACGGCGTTTTTATCACCGACCACTTTTTTAACGGCAACACAACTGTTGATCGCAGTCAGAGCTGGGACAAGATGGTGAACGACTTTTGTTTGGGTTTTGAAAATGCGAAAAAAACAGGTGAAAAGCTTGGCATTGATGTGTTTTTCGGCTTTGAGTATTCGTATCACGGCACCGATGTTTTGGTGTACGGTTTGGATAAAAACTGGCTTTTGTCGCATCCTGATGTTATGTCACTCGGAACGACCGAATTTTGCGATTTTGCACGCAGCGATGGCGCTTTGATAATTCACGCGCACCCGTTCCGCGAGGCGAGTTACATCAATATGATACGTCTTTTTCCGCGCAATGTGGACGGAGTTGAGATTTATAACGCGTGCCGTACCGATTTTGAAAACGCGCGTGCAAAGGAATATGCCGATAATTACAGGCTTTTTTACAGTGCAGGCACAGATAATCACGTCGGCCTGCGCGAGTCGCTCGGCGGTATGGAATTTGATGAGAAAATAAAAAACGTTCCCGATTTTGTGCAGAAAATGAAAGCACAAAAGGGTAAAATATTCAGAATGGACCTGTAA
- a CDS encoding peptidylprolyl isomerase, whose protein sequence is MEKKTCKICGREFETEIEDAEICPECENEQAEEQDDLTIDEIENTAEEMSVGETADDTETDENTDDDADGEGEPFDGGLESDENLSEEEILALEEEARKKEAKRKKIITITAAVAGAAVLVSAVLFVPFKKDDAVYKPATVVNAGEKAKVISKRTNLFTLIQSSIEFAKNPDADMIIGGEKIDKSLFEYFYERAQYQLLMKNGMSTASNDEINKFWDNDENTKTALTNAKRDVITFVVAKQKAAEKGITLTDEEKSSIDQYISSYVNDEFLKQMKLTKEQVKYILEGSTLTSKLAQQVTGEEDKYNLTNEQVEAYVKANGEKITAKHILFTTLDQQTYQPLPDEKKAEVKKKAQETLDKIKNGEDFDKLMNELSEDPGLKQYPNGYTFGKGEMVEGFEKAAFALKDNEVSDLVETDYGIHIIKRVPLTLSDSDIQNAKSELQNALFEDEILTWAKSVKILTNDAAINASKPATYGTETKAE, encoded by the coding sequence ATGGAAAAGAAAACTTGTAAAATTTGCGGACGCGAATTTGAAACAGAAATCGAGGACGCTGAAATTTGCCCCGAATGTGAAAACGAACAGGCGGAGGAACAGGACGATTTGACGATTGACGAAATTGAAAACACAGCGGAAGAAATGAGCGTCGGCGAAACGGCGGACGACACCGAAACCGACGAAAATACCGACGATGACGCTGACGGCGAGGGCGAACCGTTCGACGGCGGCTTGGAATCCGACGAAAATTTGAGCGAAGAAGAAATTCTCGCGCTTGAAGAAGAGGCACGCAAAAAAGAGGCGAAAAGGAAAAAAATCATCACAATAACCGCAGCGGTTGCAGGTGCGGCGGTGCTTGTGTCGGCAGTGCTTTTTGTTCCGTTCAAGAAAGACGACGCTGTTTACAAACCCGCAACGGTGGTAAACGCAGGCGAAAAAGCAAAGGTTATCAGCAAACGCACAAACCTTTTCACTCTCATTCAGTCGTCGATTGAATTTGCAAAAAATCCCGACGCGGATATGATTATCGGCGGTGAAAAAATCGACAAGTCGCTTTTTGAATATTTCTACGAACGCGCACAGTATCAGCTCCTTATGAAAAACGGTATGAGCACGGCATCAAACGACGAAATCAACAAATTCTGGGATAATGACGAAAACACAAAAACCGCGCTGACAAACGCAAAAAGAGATGTTATCACCTTTGTTGTGGCAAAACAGAAAGCCGCCGAAAAGGGAATTACGCTTACCGACGAAGAAAAAAGCAGTATCGACCAGTATATCAGCTCGTATGTAAACGATGAATTTTTAAAGCAGATGAAGCTTACAAAAGAGCAGGTTAAGTATATTCTCGAAGGTTCCACCCTCACCTCAAAGCTTGCACAGCAGGTTACAGGCGAGGAGGATAAATACAATCTCACAAACGAGCAGGTTGAAGCTTATGTGAAAGCAAACGGCGAAAAAATTACCGCAAAGCATATTTTGTTTACAACGCTTGACCAGCAGACATATCAGCCCCTTCCGGACGAGAAAAAGGCTGAAGTTAAAAAGAAAGCACAGGAAACTCTCGATAAAATTAAAAACGGCGAGGACTTTGACAAGCTTATGAACGAGCTTTCGGAGGATCCGGGACTCAAACAGTATCCCAACGGATACACCTTTGGCAAAGGGGAAATGGTTGAAGGATTTGAAAAAGCAGCGTTTGCGCTTAAAGATAACGAAGTAAGCGACCTTGTTGAAACCGATTACGGCATACACATCATAAAACGCGTTCCGCTTACACTTTCCGATTCCGACATTCAGAACGCAAAATCGGAGCTTCAGAACGCTTTGTTTGAGGACGAGATTTTAACTTGGGCAAAAAGTGTTAAAATTCTCACCAACGATGCCGCAATCAACGCTTCAAAGCCTGCGACGTACGGAACCGAAACCAAAGCAGAATAA
- a CDS encoding ABC transporter ATP-binding protein: protein MGKIINENIIQIKDLSATVKLNNGDTLVTVNNANMELKRGYSYAVTGKSGSGKTSLISIIGLLNRSYKGEYCYNGTSVSSLTDRQLSMLRANNIGFVFQNYSLIKHLRVWENIELPLLYAKKFLDKRQRKEMIQSLLKSVGLEEKENDYPSKLSGGEQQRVAIARALATSPEVILCDEPTGALDKKTGQQIIELLFQLVHERDIMLLFVTHDSDVANICNIIYEMDEGRIQCVKYDP, encoded by the coding sequence ATGGGAAAAATCATTAATGAAAATATAATTCAAATAAAAGATTTGTCAGCTACGGTTAAATTAAATAACGGCGATACTTTAGTAACAGTGAATAATGCTAATATGGAATTGAAAAGAGGTTATAGTTATGCTGTTACTGGTAAATCCGGTTCTGGAAAAACGAGCTTAATATCTATTATAGGATTGCTGAACCGTTCTTATAAGGGAGAGTATTGTTACAATGGGACTTCTGTTTCCTCGCTCACAGATCGCCAGTTATCTATGTTGCGTGCTAATAATATTGGATTTGTTTTTCAAAATTATTCTTTAATCAAGCATTTAAGAGTTTGGGAAAACATTGAGCTGCCATTACTTTATGCAAAAAAATTTTTAGATAAGAGGCAACGAAAAGAAATGATACAAAGTCTCTTGAAAAGTGTTGGGTTGGAAGAAAAAGAAAATGACTATCCCTCTAAATTATCTGGTGGCGAACAGCAGAGAGTTGCTATTGCTCGTGCACTGGCAACATCACCGGAAGTAATTTTATGCGATGAGCCCACAGGTGCATTAGATAAAAAAACCGGTCAGCAAATTATAGAACTCTTATTTCAGCTTGTGCATGAACGTGACATAATGCTTCTATTTGTAACACATGATTCTGATGTTGCAAATATTTGTAATATTATATATGAGATGGACGAAGGGAGGATTCAATGTGTTAAATATGATCCTTAA
- a CDS encoding sigma-70 family RNA polymerase sigma factor has translation MGLSSSDKERIQHQYDALAKKTLVGEAKSYRRTLAKRAAREVTFSDLSESELAQLFTTDEYESDYFRFQVSGFDVLVKNELLAEALNALPERKRDIVLLSYFLDMSDAEIGELLSVVRTTVFRHRKFALAKIKQYLEGKADDEHR, from the coding sequence ATGGGGCTATCTTCTTCCGACAAGGAAAGAATACAACATCAGTACGACGCATTGGCAAAGAAAACGTTGGTAGGCGAAGCAAAAAGCTACCGCCGCACCCTTGCGAAACGCGCAGCACGCGAAGTAACTTTTTCGGATTTGAGCGAAAGTGAACTTGCGCAGCTTTTTACAACGGACGAATATGAAAGTGATTATTTCCGTTTTCAAGTGTCCGGCTTTGATGTACTCGTCAAAAATGAACTGCTTGCCGAAGCCCTTAACGCTTTGCCCGAAAGGAAACGCGATATTGTTCTCTTGTCCTACTTCTTGGATATGAGCGACGCAGAAATTGGCGAACTGCTGAGTGTTGTACGCACGACGGTTTTCCGGCACAGGAAATTCGCTCTTGCGAAAATCAAACAGTATTTGGAGGGAAAAGCAGATGATGAACACCGTTAG
- a CDS encoding D-alanyl-D-alanine carboxypeptidase family protein: MRKVLCLILASAVFLCGADVSALSVSAKSAVLIDFYSGDVLFEKNASQRLSMASTTKIMTAICAIENADLSEVVTVDKRAVGVEGSSMYLGYGEKITVENLVYGLMLSSGNDAAVALALHVSGSVENFARLMNDTAEKIGAVNTSFKNPNGLDEEGHYTTAYDLAMITRYAMHNEKFCEIVSSKQKKMPWEGRTYGRTLRNHNKLLFLLDYCDGVKTGFTKRSGRCLVSSANKDNLRVIAVTLYAPDDWNDHKNMMSYAIDNYKAVNIVKKGDYAFTAPVSGSDKEYVKCVFADDIFVTAKKDENVEISFDYGEKIHLDAPVKTGADIGKININAGNRRISARVVSGGNADKKKNIKEKISGGAFSENAGRIFEIWLGRAF; encoded by the coding sequence TTGCGAAAGGTTCTTTGCTTAATTTTGGCGTCGGCGGTTTTTTTGTGCGGTGCGGACGTTTCGGCGCTGTCGGTTTCCGCAAAAAGCGCGGTGCTTATCGACTTTTATTCGGGTGACGTTTTGTTTGAAAAAAACGCGTCGCAGCGCCTTTCTATGGCGAGCACCACGAAGATTATGACGGCAATATGCGCCATTGAAAACGCGGATTTGTCCGAGGTTGTCACCGTGGACAAACGCGCTGTCGGGGTGGAAGGCTCGTCAATGTATCTTGGGTACGGCGAAAAAATTACCGTAGAAAACCTTGTTTACGGGCTTATGCTCTCGTCGGGAAACGACGCTGCGGTGGCGCTTGCGCTTCACGTTTCGGGTTCGGTTGAGAATTTTGCGCGCCTTATGAATGATACGGCGGAAAAAATCGGCGCGGTCAACACGTCGTTTAAAAATCCGAACGGTCTGGACGAGGAGGGGCATTACACCACTGCGTACGATTTGGCAATGATTACGCGCTATGCTATGCACAACGAAAAGTTTTGTGAAATTGTGTCGTCGAAGCAGAAAAAAATGCCGTGGGAGGGCAGAACCTACGGGCGGACGCTCCGAAACCACAACAAGCTTTTGTTTTTGCTGGATTATTGCGACGGTGTGAAAACCGGCTTTACAAAGCGGTCGGGGCGGTGTTTGGTGTCGAGCGCGAACAAAGACAATCTGCGCGTTATCGCGGTGACGCTTTATGCACCCGACGACTGGAATGACCACAAAAATATGATGTCGTATGCTATTGACAATTACAAGGCTGTAAATATAGTTAAAAAGGGCGATTACGCCTTTACCGCGCCCGTTTCGGGTTCGGATAAAGAATATGTAAAATGCGTTTTTGCAGACGATATTTTTGTGACGGCAAAAAAAGATGAAAATGTTGAGATTTCGTTTGATTACGGAGAAAAAATACACCTTGACGCGCCCGTGAAAACCGGTGCGGATATAGGAAAAATTAACATAAATGCAGGAAACAGACGCATAAGCGCAAGGGTTGTATCCGGCGGGAATGCGGATAAGAAAAAGAACATAAAAGAAAAAATAAGCGGCGGCGCGTTTTCCGAAAATGCCGGGAGAATTTTTGAAATCTGGCTCGGGCGCGCTTTTTAG
- a CDS encoding pseudouridine synthase produces MDNEMRLQKYLAMANVASRRASEKIITDGRVKVNGKIVTELGTKVTDGDEVEVDGKKVQLEKKKYYIMLNKPSGYVTTASDEFGRNTVLDLLGDVNGRIYPVGRLDADTEGLLILTNDGDFAYTLSRPFRVRIKNM; encoded by the coding sequence ATGGATAATGAAATGAGATTGCAGAAGTATCTTGCAATGGCGAATGTTGCGTCGCGCCGTGCGTCGGAGAAAATCATCACCGACGGCAGGGTTAAGGTCAACGGCAAAATCGTGACCGAGCTGGGCACAAAGGTTACGGACGGCGATGAAGTTGAGGTTGACGGCAAGAAAGTTCAGCTTGAAAAGAAAAAATATTATATTATGCTCAACAAGCCGTCGGGATACGTAACCACCGCGAGCGACGAGTTCGGCAGAAACACGGTTCTCGACCTTCTGGGCGACGTAAACGGGCGCATTTATCCCGTCGGCAGACTGGACGCGGACACCGAGGGACTCTTAATTCTCACCAACGACGGCGATTTTGCATACACTCTCTCGCGCCCGTTTCGGGTTCGGATAAAGAATATGTAA